In one Paenibacillus sp. JQZ6Y-1 genomic region, the following are encoded:
- a CDS encoding sensor histidine kinase, with amino-acid sequence MYRYNLFTKIVLLVVLMLIPVIVLYSYSNRTTADVLSEELNKSNMNQLSFFQNQVNTNIELLASWPNLLIHDPDIVSFNDLYLQNDYLNLDAINLVKRIQSKLAIQESSSNWRSHLSIYSPSLQRLITDNDVTSINKSEALQSFHSGWQVSQEPGGNTTETINGTSTTLPPTFLFSWTSISPYNATVEADNISTVVKVEFDSGNIQDMLDKFKSDGRRDPFYYNPSFGTIYNRSADHELTDQLIASLHEQPLQDLESRTINVKGKPYMVNVVRSEATGWYMVDYIPLDDILKPIYDSNRLFYLAMIVLLLMSCLASYLLYAQVQVPMRQLIYGFNRLKQEDYSVRIKPKGRNEFAYLADRFNSMVAQIQTLFEHVYLEKIHVREARLKQLQSQINPHFFYNCFSFITSMAKLNNQQAVIAMSKNLSQYYRYTTRQERDLVPMAEEMAFVSNYLAIQQMRMSRLNYTIELAEELREVPIPPLMIQPLVENAVIHGVEPYSAAGHIGIKGWREQDRWYISVEDDGKGLDEERRFKLWNSLQQPLGEEMGCGLWNVHQRMQLRFGEDAGVMLSQSELGGLKVTLSWQAEMADSRTIA; translated from the coding sequence ATGTACCGCTATAACCTGTTCACCAAGATTGTCCTGCTGGTTGTGCTGATGCTGATTCCGGTGATTGTGCTGTACAGTTATTCCAATCGGACGACAGCGGATGTGCTAAGTGAGGAGCTTAACAAGTCCAATATGAACCAACTCAGCTTTTTTCAAAATCAGGTCAATACGAATATCGAGCTGTTGGCATCATGGCCAAATCTGCTAATTCATGATCCTGATATTGTCAGCTTTAATGATCTATATTTACAAAATGATTATCTGAATCTGGATGCAATTAATTTGGTCAAGCGCATCCAGAGCAAGCTGGCGATTCAGGAAAGCTCTTCGAACTGGCGCAGTCATCTGTCCATTTACTCGCCTTCGTTACAGCGACTCATAACGGATAACGATGTGACGAGCATTAACAAAAGCGAAGCGCTACAAAGCTTTCATTCCGGCTGGCAGGTGAGCCAAGAGCCGGGTGGCAATACGACAGAAACGATCAATGGTACATCGACGACATTACCGCCGACGTTTCTATTTTCATGGACGTCGATTTCGCCATATAATGCAACGGTAGAGGCAGACAATATCAGTACGGTTGTCAAAGTGGAATTTGATAGCGGTAACATTCAGGATATGCTGGACAAATTCAAGAGCGACGGACGCCGTGATCCGTTTTATTACAACCCGTCCTTTGGTACGATTTATAATCGTTCGGCAGATCATGAGCTGACCGATCAACTGATTGCGTCGCTGCATGAACAGCCATTGCAAGATTTGGAAAGCCGCACGATCAATGTCAAAGGCAAGCCGTATATGGTCAATGTGGTGCGTTCCGAAGCGACAGGCTGGTATATGGTCGATTATATTCCGCTGGACGATATTTTGAAGCCGATTTATGATTCGAACCGATTGTTTTATCTGGCAATGATTGTCCTGCTGCTGATGAGCTGTCTTGCTTCTTATCTGCTGTACGCGCAGGTACAGGTACCAATGCGGCAGCTGATCTATGGATTTAATCGACTCAAGCAGGAGGATTATTCTGTTCGGATCAAGCCGAAGGGACGCAATGAGTTTGCCTATCTGGCGGATCGCTTCAATTCGATGGTGGCACAGATTCAGACGCTGTTCGAGCATGTCTATTTAGAGAAAATTCATGTGCGCGAAGCGCGGCTGAAGCAGCTGCAATCGCAGATCAATCCGCATTTCTTCTATAACTGCTTTTCCTTTATTACGAGTATGGCGAAGCTGAACAATCAGCAGGCAGTCATCGCCATGTCCAAAAATCTATCTCAGTATTATCGCTATACGACTCGGCAGGAGCGCGATCTAGTTCCGATGGCGGAGGAGATGGCGTTTGTCAGCAACTATTTGGCGATTCAGCAAATGCGCATGTCGCGGCTGAATTATACGATTGAGCTAGCGGAGGAGCTGCGCGAAGTACCGATTCCGCCGCTGATGATCCAACCGCTGGTCGAGAATGCAGTAATTCATGGGGTGGAGCCGTATTCGGCTGCTGGGCATATTGGGATCAAGGGCTGGCGAGAGCAGGATCGCTGGTATATCAGTGTTGAGGACGATGGTAAAGGGCTGGATGAAGAACGGCGATTCAAGCTTTGGAATAGCTTACAGCAGCCGCTTGGCGAGGAAATGGGCTGCGGCTTATGGAATGTGCATCAGCGGATGCAACTACGCTTTGGTGAGGATGCGGGTGTGATGTTGTCGCAATCTGAGCTGGGGGGATTAAAAGTAACTTTGAGTTGGCAAGCTGAGATGGCAGACAGCCGTACCATTGCCTGA
- a CDS encoding response regulator: protein MVNILLVDDESYVTESLALTIPWEQLRIDQVYCADSVDGALSLLTEHEIDIVVTDIRMPDRDGLELLGELSRNWPAVRSLVLTGHSDFEYAQKAIRLKASDYILKPVDDDQFMESIGKAVVSIEQEWGQLDKYNQLAYRRQSELELLRDGLLSDMLLGRELNERELPERLGNYEIALQPGRLARMLYVSTGSSLRGMEESEARLLEYAVGNIAVELLGSQAPVWFGRAPHSGLVMLWQTTADVLSTEERQHVQALVDNARTYLKMTLSVYVSEPFAFPTEIATAYRHVLRSAQHSSGSSEPQIHLLQPEGGVQERPAMIKYMEPLYRPPTLIHLLESGQWNGARDKVMAVLDTLEPLPLTHEHLYEVYLAVSNALVYMSHHHGHMLGESDAGGLDPFSAQHITGSLDRLRSWCINVLGRLEVQQTASHNEPSRSRVVKQVQEIVSDSLGQDVSVKSIADRVYLHPVYLSKIYKAETGEGLGDYIIRIRMEKALYLLKHTNRKIYEITAELGYQNPQYFSKLFKKHYGMTPNEFRDS, encoded by the coding sequence ATGGTAAATATTTTGCTTGTGGATGATGAATCGTATGTAACGGAAAGTCTAGCGCTGACCATCCCGTGGGAACAATTGCGCATTGATCAAGTATATTGCGCGGATTCAGTAGACGGAGCGCTATCGTTGCTTACAGAACATGAGATTGATATTGTGGTGACTGACATTCGGATGCCAGATCGTGACGGATTGGAACTGCTGGGCGAATTGTCACGCAACTGGCCTGCTGTACGTTCGCTCGTGCTGACGGGACATTCGGATTTTGAATATGCACAGAAGGCGATTCGGCTCAAGGCGAGTGATTATATTTTAAAGCCTGTCGATGACGATCAGTTTATGGAGAGCATTGGCAAGGCAGTTGTTTCTATTGAGCAGGAGTGGGGACAGCTGGACAAATATAATCAGCTTGCTTATCGTCGCCAGTCGGAGCTGGAATTGCTGCGGGATGGACTATTGAGCGATATGCTGCTTGGTCGTGAACTGAATGAACGTGAGCTGCCTGAGCGACTGGGCAATTACGAGATTGCGTTGCAGCCCGGACGATTGGCGCGTATGTTGTACGTCTCGACTGGCAGCTCATTACGCGGGATGGAAGAGAGCGAAGCCAGACTGCTGGAATACGCGGTTGGCAATATTGCTGTAGAATTGCTGGGCAGTCAGGCTCCCGTCTGGTTTGGTCGCGCTCCTCACAGCGGACTGGTGATGCTGTGGCAGACAACTGCTGATGTGCTGAGTACCGAAGAACGTCAGCATGTGCAGGCATTGGTCGACAATGCACGAACATATTTGAAAATGACATTATCAGTGTATGTGAGCGAACCATTCGCCTTCCCAACTGAGATTGCGACTGCGTACCGTCATGTGCTCCGCTCCGCTCAGCATTCCTCTGGTAGCAGCGAACCACAAATTCATTTACTGCAACCGGAAGGCGGCGTACAGGAGCGTCCAGCAATGATCAAATATATGGAGCCACTATACCGTCCACCAACGCTGATCCATCTGCTGGAATCCGGTCAATGGAACGGTGCGCGTGATAAAGTGATGGCGGTACTGGATACGTTGGAGCCGTTGCCGCTCACTCATGAACATCTGTATGAGGTGTATCTCGCAGTCAGCAATGCGCTCGTATACATGTCTCACCATCACGGACATATGCTTGGCGAAAGTGATGCTGGTGGATTGGACCCATTTTCCGCCCAGCATATTACCGGCTCACTCGATCGCTTGCGCAGCTGGTGTATAAACGTACTAGGGCGCTTGGAGGTGCAGCAAACCGCCTCGCATAACGAACCAAGCCGCAGCCGAGTCGTCAAGCAGGTGCAGGAAATTGTCTCCGACAGTCTTGGCCAAGACGTCTCCGTCAAAAGCATTGCCGACCGTGTGTACTTGCATCCGGTCTACCTTTCCAAAATCTACAAAGCTGAAACCGGCGAGGGTCTGGGCGATTACATTATCCGTATTCGTATGGAAAAGGCACTCTACCTGCTCAAACACACCAACCGCAAAATTTACGAAATCACTGCCGAACTCGGCTACCAAAATCCGCAATACTTCAGCAAACTATTCAAAAAACACTACGGCATGACACCAAACGAATTCAGAGATAGCTGA
- a CDS encoding extracellular solute-binding protein: MGMKKLAAVLLTTVLTAGSLAACGGGGGNSTTASATTENAYKEKYDPPVTISTVWGVDPTLQFKNGETIENNVATKWAKDKLGIDIKSLWSVTDTNGAFATKMRLAMSSGQEMPDVVTIGDAQLAQDLIDSGMFSEVGPLFDKYASDTWKKAMEQDPNAWNPYIREGKKMGIPVLDYAYNHDYVLWIRQDWLDKLNMKAPTNMDELEKVMEAFKDKNPDGLSPDKVVPLSIGFKSSMNTWMGDPSWIFGAYGTLPQQWNVAADGTLQYGSIQPGMKQGLEKLKEWFDKGYIPKEAALWDENKTSEPAVAGTAGIIPGPYWMSGWPLQDTVKNAPGAVWKPISIPVGPDGKAMRHGTSTTNGVILINKNMKHPEALFTYENYMFDNLANPTKDSEFNNGLFKGYDYDLDASGKNVPIDKIDGGYVNSVRYLLVRDGARIPNAQMDALLKLADGSKPETRLERDVATNYGKETPDAAKVLMSQKDSSYPDMFTGPTTQSMKTKMDYLNKIESQTFNEIIYGKSPIDSFDTFVQTWKSSGGDDVTKEVNDWYSSIKK, from the coding sequence ATGGGAATGAAAAAATTGGCTGCAGTTCTGCTGACAACTGTGCTGACGGCTGGAAGTCTGGCGGCATGTGGCGGCGGTGGCGGAAACAGTACAACGGCATCGGCTACAACTGAAAACGCATACAAAGAGAAATACGATCCACCAGTAACGATTTCGACCGTATGGGGTGTCGATCCGACACTGCAATTCAAAAACGGTGAAACGATTGAAAATAACGTAGCTACAAAATGGGCAAAAGATAAGCTCGGTATCGACATCAAATCACTTTGGTCAGTCACAGATACAAACGGAGCGTTTGCAACCAAAATGCGTCTGGCAATGTCTTCTGGACAGGAAATGCCGGATGTCGTAACAATCGGTGATGCACAGCTTGCACAGGATCTGATCGACTCTGGCATGTTTAGCGAAGTGGGACCGCTGTTTGACAAATATGCCTCCGATACATGGAAAAAAGCGATGGAGCAAGACCCGAACGCTTGGAACCCATACATCCGCGAAGGTAAAAAGATGGGTATCCCCGTTCTTGATTACGCATACAACCACGACTACGTACTTTGGATTCGTCAAGACTGGCTGGACAAGCTGAATATGAAAGCGCCAACCAATATGGACGAGTTGGAAAAAGTAATGGAAGCGTTCAAAGATAAAAACCCAGATGGTCTGTCCCCGGATAAAGTCGTTCCACTGAGTATCGGCTTCAAATCGTCGATGAACACATGGATGGGCGATCCGTCTTGGATCTTCGGTGCTTACGGTACATTGCCACAACAATGGAATGTAGCTGCAGACGGTACCCTGCAATACGGTTCGATCCAACCGGGCATGAAGCAAGGTCTGGAAAAACTCAAAGAATGGTTTGACAAAGGTTACATCCCGAAAGAAGCTGCATTGTGGGATGAAAACAAAACATCCGAGCCAGCAGTTGCTGGTACAGCTGGTATCATTCCGGGTCCTTACTGGATGAGCGGATGGCCGCTGCAAGACACAGTGAAAAACGCACCGGGCGCAGTATGGAAGCCAATCTCGATTCCTGTTGGTCCTGACGGCAAAGCGATGCGTCACGGCACAAGCACAACCAACGGCGTCATTCTGATTAACAAAAACATGAAGCACCCTGAAGCACTGTTCACGTACGAAAACTACATGTTCGATAATCTGGCGAACCCGACCAAAGATAGCGAATTTAACAACGGTCTGTTCAAAGGATATGACTATGATCTCGACGCATCCGGCAAAAACGTGCCAATCGACAAAATTGATGGTGGTTACGTAAACAGCGTTCGTTACCTGCTGGTACGTGACGGTGCTCGTATTCCAAATGCACAAATGGACGCTCTGCTGAAGCTGGCTGACGGCTCCAAACCAGAAACTCGTCTAGAACGCGATGTTGCGACCAACTATGGTAAAGAAACACCAGATGCAGCCAAAGTGCTGATGTCTCAAAAAGATAGTTCGTATCCAGATATGTTTACTGGTCCAACGACTCAAAGTATGAAAACCAAAATGGATTACCTGAACAAAATTGAAAGTCAGACTTTTAATGAAATTATCTATGGCAAATCCCCGATCGATTCGTTTGATACCTTTGTACAAACATGGAAATCGTCCGGTGGCGATGATGTAACCAAAGAAGTAAACGACTGGTACAGCAGCATTAAAAAATAA
- a CDS encoding ABC transporter permease: MKTLKKTWPFHVMLLPSMIFLLLFSYLPMGGIVMAFQNYKPWLGFTGSEWVGLDNFRYLFERQDSVQVIWNTLIIAVLKLIFNLLVPFVFAILLNEIRRVKLQRTIQTLVYLPHFLSWVILGGILIDLLATDGFANRILSSVFGIQPIFFLGDNDWFRFTVIVSDVWKEFGYNTIIFLAALAGINPALYEAAEMDGATRWKQTLHITMPAIFPIAAVVGTLALGNVLNAGFDQIFNLYNPLVYEKGDIIDTFVYRTAILNGEMGFGTAIGLFKSVISMVLILLAYRAAAKWANYRIF, from the coding sequence ATGAAAACATTAAAGAAAACGTGGCCGTTCCACGTCATGCTGCTGCCGTCAATGATTTTCCTGCTGTTATTCAGCTACCTGCCGATGGGCGGGATTGTTATGGCTTTTCAAAATTACAAGCCGTGGCTTGGCTTTACTGGCTCAGAATGGGTTGGGCTGGACAACTTCCGTTATCTATTCGAGCGTCAGGATAGCGTACAAGTCATCTGGAATACACTGATCATCGCCGTATTGAAGCTAATCTTCAACCTGCTTGTTCCGTTTGTATTCGCGATTTTGCTGAACGAAATCCGCCGCGTCAAATTGCAGCGGACGATTCAAACGTTGGTCTATCTGCCGCACTTTCTGTCTTGGGTTATCTTGGGCGGTATCCTGATCGATCTGCTAGCAACGGATGGTTTTGCCAACCGTATTCTCAGCTCGGTCTTCGGCATTCAGCCAATCTTTTTCCTCGGAGATAATGACTGGTTCCGCTTTACGGTCATCGTATCGGATGTGTGGAAGGAATTCGGTTATAACACGATCATCTTCCTTGCTGCTCTGGCAGGCATTAACCCAGCGCTGTATGAAGCTGCTGAAATGGATGGTGCGACTCGCTGGAAGCAAACGCTGCATATCACGATGCCAGCAATCTTCCCGATTGCAGCCGTTGTCGGCACACTGGCACTTGGTAACGTATTGAACGCTGGCTTTGACCAGATCTTCAACCTGTACAATCCGCTCGTTTATGAAAAAGGCGATATTATCGATACGTTTGTGTATCGTACCGCGATCCTGAACGGGGAAATGGGCTTTGGTACAGCAATCGGTCTGTTCAAATCGGTCATCAGTATGGTACTCATTCTACTTGCTTACCGTGCTGCCGCCAAATGGGCGAACTACCGCATCTTCTAA
- a CDS encoding carbohydrate ABC transporter permease, giving the protein MYYKTSGYRIFNVFNIAFLIFLSVMCIIPLVHVLAVSFSSKAAADANLVGLLPIQFSIEAYKKTMFNPVFLHSIWISVLRTVIGTAITLFLTFLAAYPLSKEESVFKGRTIYSWLFVFSMVFTGGLVPFYIVIQKLGLIDSFWVLVLPGAVNTFLVILMMNFFRGIPKELEEAAFMDGAGPFRTLFTMYLPISMPSIATITLFSMVFHWNSWFDGLLYLNNSNQFPLATFLQTVIIQQDMSSMSASPKEMELISQTTVKAAQIFIGAAPILIVYPFLQKFFVKGMTLGSVKE; this is encoded by the coding sequence ATGTACTATAAAACAAGCGGTTATCGCATTTTCAATGTATTTAATATTGCCTTTCTAATCTTCCTGTCAGTCATGTGTATCATTCCGTTGGTACACGTACTGGCGGTATCCTTTAGCTCCAAGGCAGCGGCTGATGCCAATCTCGTTGGCTTGCTGCCCATTCAGTTCTCCATCGAAGCATACAAAAAGACCATGTTCAACCCAGTCTTCCTGCATTCGATCTGGATTTCCGTATTGCGTACTGTAATCGGTACAGCAATCACCTTGTTTCTGACCTTCCTAGCAGCGTATCCACTATCTAAGGAAGAATCGGTATTCAAAGGACGTACTATTTACTCTTGGCTGTTTGTATTCAGCATGGTATTTACCGGTGGTTTGGTTCCGTTTTACATCGTGATCCAGAAGCTTGGTCTGATCGATTCCTTCTGGGTACTGGTATTGCCGGGTGCGGTGAATACGTTCCTTGTTATTCTAATGATGAACTTCTTCCGTGGGATTCCGAAGGAGCTGGAAGAGGCGGCATTTATGGATGGCGCGGGTCCATTCCGTACACTGTTCACCATGTATCTGCCGATCTCCATGCCATCCATTGCAACGATCACACTATTCAGTATGGTATTCCACTGGAACTCGTGGTTTGACGGGTTGCTGTATTTGAACAATTCCAACCAATTTCCACTGGCAACCTTCCTGCAAACAGTTATCATCCAGCAGGATATGAGTTCCATGAGCGCCAGTCCAAAAGAGATGGAACTGATCTCCCAGACGACAGTCAAAGCAGCTCAAATCTTCATCGGTGCTGCTCCGATCCTAATTGTGTATCCATTCCTGCAAAAGTTCTTTGTCAAAGGAATGACACTAGGTTCGGTCAAAGAGTAG
- a CDS encoding beta-galactosidase, with translation MTNLTNNVTPTWTAMLHGADYNPEQWRHRPDILEEDIRLMKLAKCNVMSVGIFSWVSLEPEEGVYTFEWLDQVLDRFAANGISAFLATPSGARPAWMSAKYPEVLRIEKNRVRNLHGFRHNHCFTSPVYREKVENINTLLAERYSDHPAVIGWHISNEYGGECHCDYCQEAFRNWVKKKYNNDLDQLNAAWWTTFWSHTYTDWSQVESPAPHGETQVHGMNLDWRRFVTDQTVDFCRHEIEPLRKVERLLPVTTNFMEFFEGLNYWKFADLLDILSWDSYPTWHDLEGDGMQGAKIAMMHDIVRSIKQQPFLLMESTPSLTNWQPISKNKRPGMHLLSSLQAVAHGSDSVQYFQWRKSQGSSEKLHGAVVDHAGHEHTRVFRDVQDVGQALEQLQSIRGSQVNAEVAVIFDWENRWAVKDSQGPRNSGIGYEQTVLDFYREFWKRGIAVDVIDMEQDLSKYKVVVAPMLYMVRDGVGASFEQFVNNGGTLISSYWSGIVNENDLCFLGGFPGPLRKVLGIWSEEIDGLHEGERNRIIPNEGNSLSLEGEYAVQDLCDLIHLESAQALATYGDDFYAGRPVLTVNSFGEGEAYYVAARTRDHFLSDLIEGVVERTQVTRTLATVLPQDVTAHARVQGESEFVFLQNYSEETRSLQLDDRDYTDLLHGDSIAAGSQIELESFGIRVLKRAVTVE, from the coding sequence ATGACCAATCTAACGAACAACGTAACCCCAACTTGGACTGCCATGCTGCATGGTGCAGACTATAATCCAGAGCAGTGGAGACATCGCCCAGACATTCTGGAAGAGGATATTCGTTTAATGAAATTGGCAAAATGTAATGTGATGTCGGTCGGCATTTTCTCTTGGGTATCGCTAGAGCCGGAAGAAGGCGTATATACGTTTGAATGGTTGGATCAGGTACTGGATCGGTTTGCTGCCAACGGCATTTCCGCGTTTTTGGCAACGCCGAGTGGAGCGCGTCCAGCATGGATGTCCGCTAAGTACCCTGAAGTACTGCGCATTGAGAAGAACCGTGTTCGTAATCTGCATGGCTTCCGTCATAATCATTGCTTTACTTCGCCAGTCTATCGTGAAAAGGTAGAGAATATCAACACACTGCTCGCAGAACGCTACAGCGATCATCCAGCAGTCATCGGCTGGCATATTTCCAATGAATATGGTGGCGAATGTCATTGTGACTATTGTCAGGAAGCATTCCGCAACTGGGTGAAAAAGAAATACAATAACGATCTGGATCAGCTCAATGCAGCATGGTGGACTACGTTCTGGAGTCATACATACACCGACTGGTCGCAGGTGGAATCACCAGCGCCGCATGGGGAGACTCAGGTGCATGGGATGAATCTGGACTGGAGACGCTTTGTGACCGACCAGACGGTAGATTTCTGCCGTCACGAGATTGAGCCGCTGCGCAAGGTAGAACGTTTGCTGCCTGTAACGACGAACTTTATGGAATTTTTTGAAGGATTGAACTACTGGAAATTCGCTGATCTGCTCGATATTCTGTCTTGGGACAGCTATCCAACATGGCATGACCTGGAAGGCGATGGTATGCAGGGCGCGAAAATCGCCATGATGCACGATATTGTGCGTTCGATCAAGCAACAGCCGTTTTTGTTGATGGAGAGCACTCCAAGTCTGACGAACTGGCAACCGATCAGCAAAAACAAACGTCCGGGCATGCACCTACTGTCTTCGCTGCAAGCGGTCGCGCATGGCTCCGATTCGGTACAATATTTCCAATGGCGTAAAAGTCAGGGATCGAGTGAAAAACTGCACGGTGCAGTTGTGGATCATGCTGGACATGAGCACACGCGCGTATTCCGCGACGTACAGGATGTGGGTCAAGCGCTGGAACAGCTGCAAAGTATTCGTGGCAGTCAGGTAAACGCGGAAGTAGCCGTTATTTTTGACTGGGAAAATCGTTGGGCAGTGAAGGATAGTCAAGGTCCGCGTAACAGCGGCATCGGCTATGAACAAACCGTGCTCGACTTTTACCGCGAATTTTGGAAACGAGGCATCGCTGTCGATGTGATCGATATGGAGCAGGATCTGTCCAAATACAAAGTGGTCGTTGCCCCTATGTTGTATATGGTACGCGATGGTGTAGGCGCAAGCTTTGAGCAATTTGTCAACAATGGCGGTACATTGATCAGCAGCTACTGGTCTGGCATCGTAAACGAGAATGATCTGTGCTTCCTCGGCGGATTCCCGGGTCCACTGCGCAAGGTATTGGGCATCTGGTCAGAAGAAATAGACGGGCTGCATGAAGGCGAGCGTAATCGTATCATTCCAAATGAAGGTAACTCACTGTCGCTGGAAGGTGAATATGCCGTACAGGATCTGTGCGATCTGATCCATCTGGAGAGCGCCCAGGCACTCGCAACCTATGGCGATGATTTCTACGCTGGTCGTCCTGTACTGACTGTGAATTCATTTGGCGAAGGGGAAGCGTATTATGTGGCAGCCCGCACTCGGGATCATTTCCTTAGCGATCTGATCGAAGGAGTAGTAGAGCGCACGCAGGTTACTCGTACACTGGCGACTGTATTGCCGCAGGATGTAACTGCGCATGCACGCGTACAGGGTGAGAGCGAATTCGTGTTCCTGCAAAATTACAGTGAAGAAACCCGCAGTCTGCAATTGGACGACCGCGATTATACGGATTTGCTGCATGGCGACAGTATCGCAGCTGGTAGCCAGATTGAACTGGAATCGTTTGGTATTCGTGTACTGAAACGAGCAGTAACCGTCGAATAG
- a CDS encoding glycoside hydrolase family 53 protein, translating to MKKMIKRITALALSVALISGLGVATSPAPKAEAATAFAKGADVGWLSEMEYYNWAFYNDAGNKQDLLQILKDHGVNSIRLRVWVNPSINFSNKADVVKQAVRAKNMGFRIMIDFHYSDKWADPGQQSKPSAWASKDFNGLKQAVYDHTYDVLNTLKSQGVTPEWVQVGNETNDGMLWEDGRASKSMSNFAQLINSGYDAVKKVNSGTKVIVHLSNGYDNSLFRWMFDGLKANGAKYDVIGMSLYPDKSNWQTLDQQALTNMNDMVARYGKEVMVCEVGMDASDPTTAKAFLTDILAKTRSVSGGKGLGVFYWEPESYGTWYAYTKGAFDSKGKVTIAMDAFLN from the coding sequence ATGAAAAAAATGATCAAACGGATTACAGCGCTGGCACTCAGTGTTGCATTAATCAGCGGGCTTGGCGTAGCTACTTCCCCCGCTCCTAAAGCGGAAGCAGCAACGGCATTTGCCAAAGGTGCGGATGTAGGCTGGCTCTCTGAAATGGAATATTACAACTGGGCATTTTACAACGATGCTGGTAACAAGCAAGATTTGCTGCAAATTTTGAAAGATCATGGTGTGAACTCGATTCGCTTGCGCGTATGGGTGAATCCATCTATTAACTTTTCCAATAAAGCGGACGTTGTTAAACAAGCAGTACGTGCCAAAAATATGGGCTTCCGCATTATGATTGATTTCCATTACAGTGACAAATGGGCAGATCCGGGTCAACAATCCAAGCCATCCGCTTGGGCGAGCAAAGACTTCAATGGTCTGAAGCAAGCGGTCTATGATCATACTTACGATGTGCTGAATACATTGAAATCGCAAGGCGTTACACCGGAATGGGTACAGGTTGGTAATGAGACCAATGACGGTATGCTGTGGGAAGATGGACGTGCATCCAAAAGCATGAGCAATTTTGCCCAGCTAATCAACTCCGGCTACGATGCTGTGAAAAAAGTGAACTCGGGTACGAAAGTCATCGTACACTTGTCCAATGGCTATGATAACTCCCTGTTCCGCTGGATGTTCGACGGTCTGAAAGCCAATGGCGCAAAATATGATGTCATCGGCATGTCCCTCTATCCAGATAAAAGCAATTGGCAAACGCTAGATCAGCAAGCGCTCACCAATATGAACGATATGGTGGCTCGCTATGGTAAAGAAGTCATGGTGTGTGAAGTTGGTATGGATGCAAGTGATCCAACGACAGCCAAAGCGTTCCTGACTGATATTCTTGCCAAAACACGTTCCGTTTCAGGCGGTAAAGGTCTGGGCGTATTCTACTGGGAGCCTGAATCGTATGGCACATGGTATGCGTATACCAAAGGTGCTTTTGATTCCAAAGGGAAAGTAACGATTGCCATGGATGCTTTTCTAAATTAA